In Luteipulveratus mongoliensis, the DNA window CACGGCGTTCGGCGCAGACGCCGCCTACGCACCAGGCCGCAAGTGGCTCGCTGGCCCGCGCGGCCTGGGCATCCTGGCCGTCCGAGCATCGGCCCGCGACCAGCTCACGCCGTTTCGCACCCGCACCGATGCGGACCTGTCGACCATCGAGGCACTGCGCAAGGGGGAGCGGCCGGTGGCAGCCCAGGTCGGCCTCGCCCACGCCGTCCGCGAGCACGTCCAAGCCGGTCCGTCCGAACGACGTGCCGCTCTCGCAGCGGCGGGCGCGCGACTACGCCAGGTGATGCGGGACGTTCCCGGCTGGGCGGTCGCCGATCCGCTCGACGCCGTCGGGGCGATCGTGGGTCTCCGACCGACTGACGGGCAGGACGTCGAGGCGGTGCAGCGCCGCTTGGCGCGCGATCACCGAATCTTGGTGACGGCATGTCTGCCATGGCGTTCAGCCGAGATCAGCGAACCCCTTCTACGACTGGCTCCGGCCGCCGCGCTCACCGCCGACGAGATGGGCTGTCTGACCTCGGGGTTAGGCTGACGGCAAGCCGGCTCTGGCCGGTCGAGCACGACCTGGTTGCGGTCCCTTGCCCGGGCCCGCGCACAGCCAGGAGCACGACGAGGACGGCCTGACGGGCCGCCCCCGCACCGACCCGCGGTCGTCATTGACGACCGGTCCGGACCAGGAGGGGGCGGATGACCGCGCCACGTTTTTCATCGAGCCTTGACCACGATCTGACCGATCCGTTGCTCACCGCCGATCCGGTGGAGGCAGCACGCCACTACCTCACTGAGAGTGCCTTCACCGCGGGCCCGGTTGGCCGGGTCGGGCTCGAGCTCGAGCTGCACCTGATCGACCTCCACCATCCAGGTCGTCGTCCGCAGTGGGACCAGGTGCAGCGCCTTGTCGCCGCGCTTCCGGTCATGCCGTCCGGCAGCGCGATCACGGTCGAGCCTGGCGGTCAGCTGGAGCTGTCGACGCCGCCCGAGCCCGATGTCGCCGCCGCGGTCCGGTCGCTGGCCGCGGATCGGTCGGTGCTGGCGACCGCACTGAGCGAGGCAGGCTACGGCGGGGCGCCGCTCGGCACTGATCTCGCGCGGAGACCGCAGCGCATCAACCCCGCCCCGCGCTACCGCGCGATGGAGGAGCACTTCAGCGCGCTCGGGTGCGCGCCCGCGGCCAGCCACATGATGACCTCGACGGCCGCGCTCCAGGTCAATCTCGATGCCGGTCCTGCGCACGGGTGGGCGCAGCGACTCGATCTGGCGCACCTGCTCGGGCCGGTCATGATTTCGCTCTCCTCCACCTCTCCCTATGTGGGCGGCGCGACCTCGGGCTGGCACTCCATGCGACAGGCCGCCTGGTTGGGGCTGGATCCTGCTCGTACCAAACGGTTTTCGTCGTCTGACCCCGATGGCGCGTGGGCGTCGTACGCACTCGCCGCGCCGGTCATGGCGGTCCACGACGGCGCGACGACGACCGGAGTGACCGAGCGAGTGTCGTTCGAGGACTGGCTGAGCGGTCTCGGGCCCGTGACCCGCGAGCCGCGCCTTGAGGACCTGGACTTCCACATCAGCACGCTGTTCCCACCGGTGCGGCCACGTGGCTACCTCGAGCTGCGCTACCTCGATGCGCTGCCCGACCAGTGGTGGCCCGCGGTCGCAGGCGTCGTCGCCACGCTGATGGACGATCCGACGGCGGCCGACCTCGCTGCTGACGCGTGCGAACCGGTGAGAGACGTCTGGCAGACCGCAGCTCGCGATGGCCTGGGCGACCGTGCCCTTCGCCGCGCGGCCCTGACGTGCCTGGAGATCGCGGCAGCGCACGGCCCGCCAAGCCTGCGTGCCCCGGTGGAGGAGCTGGCCGATCTGACCGCGTCGGGTCACAGCCTGAGCGACGTGATCCGCCGCCGTGTCGAGTCCGATGGTCCGATCCGAGTTCTCCAGGAGGAGTCCCATGCGTGAGTCCGTCGCCCGCGGCCTCGAAGCCGCTCGAGTGCGTACCCATCGTCTGACCGAGTTCGAGGACTCGGCGCTGACCACCCAGCACCACCGGCTGATGAGCCCGCTGGTCTGGGACCTCGCGCACATCGGTCAGCAGGAGGACCTCTGGCTGCTGCGTGGCGGCAACTCGGCGTGCCAGGGGTTGCTGTCCGCCAAGGTCGAGGGCTTGTACGACGCGTTCGAGCATCCGCGCGCGGAGCGGGTCTCGCTGCCTCTCCTCACTCCCCAGGAGTCGCGCGCGTTCATCGGCGACGTGCGCGGCCGGGTCCTGGACCAGCTCGAGAGCGCCGATCCGGAGCGGCTGTTTCCCTACGTGATGGTGGAGCAGCACGAGCAGCAGCACGTCGAGACGATGCTCGCGACTCACCAGCTGCGAGACGGCGAGCCGCTCCTCGGCGCTGGTGCCGCCCTACCGAGTGGGCGAGTGCTGCCGAGTGACTCAGTCCTCGTGCCGGCCGGCGAGTTCGTCCTCGGCGTGGACGGCGATGACGAGCCGTGGTCCCTGGACAACGAGCGCCCGGCCCACCGTGTCGAGCTGCCGGCCTTTCGGATCGGGCGCGTTCCGGTCACCAATGCCGAGTGGCAGCTGTTCATCGACGCCGGTGGCTACGACGAGCGGCGCTGGTGGTCCGAGCCGGGCTGGGTCCACCGGCTCGAGGCGGGTCTGCAGCGCCCCCAGTTCTGGTTGCCTGACGGCTCGCGGCTGCGCTTCGGCGCGGTCGAGGAGATCCCGACAGATGAGCCGGTGCAGCACGTGTCCTACTGGGAGGCGCAGGCGTACGCCTCCTGGGCCGGGGCGCGCCTACCCACTGAGCAGGAGTGGGAGAAGGCGTGTGCCTGGGATCCCGTTCTCTGCCGGCGCCGTCGCTGGCCGTGGGGTGACCAGCCGTGGACGCCCGACCTCGCCAACCTCGGCGGTGATGGCCTGCGTCCGGCCCCGGTGGGCGCCTACCCAGGCGGCGCGTCGGCCTATGGCGTGGAGCAGATGATCGGCGACGTCTGGGAGTGGACGTCCTCGCAGTTCGAGGCCTGGCCGCAGTTCCGGCCGATGCTCTATGCCGACTACAGCCAGCCGTTCTTCGGCGGCGACTTCCGGGTCCTGCGAGGTGGCTCGTGGGCGGTCGGCGGAGCGAGCATCCGACCGTCGTTCCGCAACTGGGACCTGCCGGTGCGCCGGCAGATCTTCAGCGGCGTACGACTCGCCTGGGACGCCTGAGATGTGCCGTCACCAGGCGTGGCTGGGTGAGGAGCGGTCGGTGGACTCGCTCGTCCTCGCGCCGGAGCACGGTCTGCTGCGGCAGTCCTATCAACCTCGCCGGCAGAAGCGGGGCCTGCTCAACGCCGACGGCTGGGGCGTGGGGCTGCACGTCCCCGATGTCGACCAACCCGTGCGATGGCGGTCCTCGCGGCCTCTGTGGTCGGACGCCTCGTTCGCCTCAGTCGCACCCGTGCTGTTCGCGCGGTGCGTCCTCGCCGCCGTGCGCTCGGCCACGGTCGGCATGCCGCTGGACGAGACAGCAGCCGCGCCGTTCACCGACGGTCATTGGTTGCTCTCGCACAACGGCCGTGTCGACCGCACGGCGCTGCCGACCACGCGCGACGCCGAATCCGTATGCGATTCAGCGGTTCTCGCGGCTCACGTCTTCGCCGAGGGCGTCGACAACGTGACCGAGACCGTACGGCGGGTGGCTCGGCGCGCACCCGACGCCACCCTCAACCTGCTGCTCACCGACGGCTCACGCGTCCTCGGCGTGACCTGGGGTGACCCGCTCAGCTATCTGGTCGACGACCTCGGTGTCGTCGTTGCCAGCGAGCCCTACGACGACGACCCGCGATGGGTCGACGTCCCTGACCACCACCTGATCGAGGTGACCCCGAGTGGGGTCGCCGTGACCGTTCTGGAGGACTGAATGTCCACGCTCGATGTCTCCGTCCATCTCGACCCGACGTCACTCGCCGCTCAGATGGCCGACGATGTGCGTGATGGCCTCACGCGCATCCCCAAGGTGCTGCCGCCGAAGTACTTCTACGACGCACGCGGTAGCGAGCTGTTCGACCGGATCACGCGCCTGCCCGAGTACTACCCGACCCGCACTGAGCGCGCGATCCTGCTCGAGCGCGTCGGTCAGATCGCGGCCTTCACGGGTGCGACGACGCTCATGGAGCTCGGCTCGGGGACCTCGGAGAAGACTCGTCTGCTGCTACAGGCGCTGCGCGATGCGGGCACGCTCGACCGGTTCGTCCCGTTCGACGTCGATCCGGCCGTCCTGGCCGACGCGAGTGTGGCCGTCAGCGCCGAGTTCGACGGTCTCACGGTGGAGCCGGTGGTCGGTGACTTCGAGAAGCACCTCGGTGAGCTGCCGCGTGAGGGGCGCCGGCTGCTGGCGTTCCTCGGCTCGACGATCGGCAACCTCGACCGCGAGCAGCGCTCGTCATTCCTCGCTGAGGTGCGTGACACCCTGACCGACGGCGACGCCTTTCTGCTCGGCACCGACCTGGTGAAGGACGAAGGTCGCCTGGTGGCTGCGTACGACGATGCCCAGGGCATCACGGCTGAGTTCAACGCCAACGTGCTGCAGGTCCTCAACCGCAGCCTCGACGCCGACTTCGACCCGGGTGCGTTTGCCCACCGCGCGCTGTGGGACCCCGAGGAGGAGTGGATCGAGATGCGGCTGGAATCCTTGCGCGACCAGCAGATTCGCATCGGGGACCTCGACCTGGACGTGACCTTCACGCGCGGCGAGCAGATGCGTACGGAGATCTCGGCGAAGTTCCGTCGCGAGGGCATCACCCGCGAGCTGGCCGCGGCCGGCCTGCAGGTCGTGCACTGGTGGACCGATCCGCGTGAGGACTTCGCGCTGTCCATCAGCGTGCCGGTGGCTCGGGACCTCAGGTGAGCGGTGCCTCGCCCGATCGAGTGACGCGGTACGTGAAGCACTGCGCGGTGAGGGACCGTACGTGGACCTCGGCTCGTGCGGGGTCCGCCAGCAGGTCCTCGAGCAGGGGTTCGAGATCTGCGTCGGGCTCGGCCACGACGATCCCGTCGTAGTCGAGCGAACCGTCCGCGCGATAGCTGCGCAGCACCTTCGAACCGATGCGCATCGCCTCCGGCAGGCCGGGGGAGTCGTAGCCGTCACAGGGCGTCGCGTGGACGAACACCGGACCGACCTCGGCCCAGGGGGAGGGGCCTTGCAGTGGGGCGTAGGAGATCAGCGCGATCTCCTCGGTGAGCTCGCTCTGACGCAGGCAGCAGCGCAGCGGGAACGTCTCCTCGTGGCGCTGGGGCCGCAGTGTGTTGCCGCGCTGGTCGAGGCCGGAGTGCCAGATGGCCTTCATGTCATCGGTCGGGATGGCGTACGCCTGGATCGTCGTCATGAGATCAGCCTTGCGCCCCGGCGCCGAGACGTCTGGCAGGAATCGGACGTCTCGTTGCCGGGGCGGCAGTCAGTCAGGCGGTCGGCGCCCCGGGGAGTCGGCGAGCGAGCATGCCCATCGCCAGCGCAGCGACGGTGAGCATCCCGAACAGCACGGTGAACGGGTCGTCCAGTGAGCGGGCGAGCAGGAAGCCGAGCACGGTGACCGCGAGAGACGCGGCCAGCTGGACCGTGATGAACAACGCCGTGGTGCCCTGCGCGGCCTTCTCGGGTGCGAGCGTCCGGTAGACGCTGGAGAAGGTCGGCGCGGCCACGCAGCCGAAGGCGAGACCGGCCAGGGCGAGCAGCCCCAGCAGCAGGGGCAGCGGCCAGGAGTCGTGGACCAGCATGAGCAGGACCATCGGCACCGCGAGCGTGAGACCGCCCGCCTGGACTAGTGGGCGTGGCCCGATCCGGTCACTGATCCTGGCGGAGCCCGCCATCGAGATCAGCAGCCCGGCGCCCAGCGCCGTCACCAGGACGCCCTGTGACAAACCCTCCAACCCGAACCGCTGCTCGCCGAGCAACGGCAGACCGGCCAGCATCGAGTACATCGTGAAGCCCACCATCGCCATCACCAGGAGCGCTCCGGCAAAGGAGGGTATGGCGAGCAGGCGTACATCGAGGACAGGTGCACTGGTCCGCAGTGCGTGTGCGACGTAGCCGAGGAGCATGGCCGCCCCGACCACGGCGAGCGCCACCACAACAGCGCCGGGCGCACCTTCGCCCCAGCGGTTCACGGCGAGCAGGATGAGTACGAATCCCGGTGACAGCAAAGCGATTCCGCGAAGATCGGCGCGCAGACCGGCGTGTGCGCCGCCGGTGCGGGGGAGGGTTCGCAACGCGGCTGCCAGGACGAGCAGACCGAGCGGAAGGTTGACGAGGAAGATCCCGCGCCACCACCCGTTGCCGGCCAGCGCACCGCCGAAGAGCGGACCGACGACCGGGGCGATGTTGATGATCAGCGACAGGAGGCCCATCACCCTGCCGACGTGCTCGCGCGGTGCGGCGGCCGCCACGATCGCGAGGGAGGCCGGCTCTAGCAGGCCACCACCGAAGCCTTGCACTGCGCGGAAGGCGATCAAGCTCTCGACAGACCAGGCCAGACCTGAGAGCCCTGACCCGAGGACGAACACGGCGAGGCCGACCAGGAAGATCCGGCGGCCGCCGAAGCGGTCGGTCGCCCATCCGACCAGCGGCAGAGCGAGTCCGGCCGCGATGAGATAGCCGGTCGTCGTCCAGACGATGCTCGAGACGGAGGCGTCCAGGCTGCCTTGCAGGTCCTTCAGTGCCGCGGTCACGGCGGTGCCGTCGAGGACGGCCATGAAGGCGGCGGCCGCCATCGCGGCGACAAGAACGATCGTGGTCCGGTCGAGGCGCGTCGGCCCAGACTCCTGCTCGAGTTCAGTTGCGTTAACTGTCATAGATCAAAACTAAACTGAACGGTTTGGTTTACGCAAGTGCCGTACGATGCAAACCATGAGTACCGCACCGGCACGGCCTCGACTCGTCACCGACCGTCGACAGCGCATCCTCGACGCTGCAGGGCCGGTCTTCGCTGAGCACGGCTACGAGCGCTCAAGCGTTGACGCGATCGCCAAGGCGGCCCAGGTGTCGAAGCCGACGATCTACAGCCACTTCGGTGGCAAGGAGCAGCTGTTCCGCATCTGGGTCGGCGAGGTTGCGCGCCAGACGACCGAGGACGCCGTGCGCGCCGTGCAGGCGATCGATGTGACTCCCAAGAAGTGGCGTGCGTCCCTGGTTGGGGCAACGACCGACCTCGTCGTCGCGTGGCACACCGAGTGCGCCGCCTCCCTCGCGCGGATCGCCAATGCCGAGGTCGGGCGCGACCCTGAGATCTTCACCGTGCTGCGAGAGTCAGCTCACGACCCGGTGATCGAGGCGCTCGCGGGCCGGCTCGCGATGCTGGGCAACGCGGGACACCTCACGGTCCCGGACCCGGTGCTCGCAGCCAAGCAGCTGATCGCCCTGGCGCGTACCGAGCTCGACGACATCAGCGAGTTCGGCACGAAGCCGGCCCCGGTCACCGTCGTGCGCCGGGTGGTCAAGGTCGGCGTCGAGACGTTCCTGCTTGCCTACGCGGCCTGAGCGGGCTGCGACAATCCTCGGATGACCGAGCTGCTCGTCCTCGTCTCGCCGTCCGCCAACCGGGTGTACGCCGACGTCGCCCCCCAATTGATGGTCGCCGAGATTCGTTGCCTGGCAACGGGATTCATTGATAGCGAGGTCGAGGTCGAGGCCACGGAGATCGCGGGCGTCGCCTACCTCAGCGTCCGAGCGGACGACCTCGGTCCGTCCGGCGTGCGTGCGCTGTCCAACCTGTCGGCAGTGCACGCGCTGTTCGAGCGAGAAGGCGAGCTGTTGCGCCCAGTCGCGCTGGATCGCGTCGACACCTATCCGAGCGACCTGCTCACCATCCAGAAGTACCCCGGCAAGACCAACGAGCAGCTCACCCGGCTGCTCCTCAACGTCACGGCAGCCGCAACGGCCCGGCCCCAGCGCCTGCTGGACGGCTCGCTCGACGTCCTGGACCCGATGTGTGGCCGCGGTACGACCCTCAACGTCGCGATGACGTACGGCCTGGATGTGACCGGCGTCGACATCGACAAGAAGGACCTGGAGTCGTACGAGACGTTCATCAAGACCTGGCTGCGACAGCACCGGTTCAAGCACACCGTCGAGGCGGGCGCCCTCCGTACCGGTGGCCAGCTGCGTGGCCGTCGCCTGGACATCGAGGCGGCACCGACCAAGGAAGCCTTCAAGGCGAAGGCCACCCAGCGGGTGACCTACCTCGGCACCGACACCACCGACCTCGCCGGCCTCCTGCGCGCCGCGACGTTCGACGTCGTGGTGACCGACACCCCGTACGGCGTCCAGCATGGCTCCCACGGTGACCGTATCGCCCGAAACCCGTTGGCACTGCTGGATGCTGCGCTCCCGGAGTGGGTCCGGGTGCTGCGCACGGGCGGGGCGGTCGGTATGTCGTACAACAGGCACGTCGCCAAACCTGGCGCTCTCGCCGATCTGCTGGTGGAGCACGGTCTCGATGTTGTCGGTGATCCCGATGACCAACGCTTCCGCCACCGTGTGGATGCATCGATCGACCGTGACATCATCGTGGCGCGCAAGACCTGAGGGCACCTACGTCCACGCCGCGACTGGCGTGGACGTCGGGTCGTCGCAGATCGCCTAGTGTTGACAGGCGCTGGAGCCCAATCGAACGCAGGAGGAGCCATGGCCGACCCGGCACGTGCCCGCAAGGTCGCTGAGCGAATCAAGGCACTCGTGGCCAAGTACCTCGAGTTCCGTCTGAAGGACGAGCGGCTCGGCTTCGTCACGGTGACCGACGTACGCGTCACCGGTGACCTCCAGCACGCCTCGGTCTTCTACACCGTGTTCGGTGACGACGACGAGCGGGCTGCCACAGCGGCGGTGCTCGAGGAGCACAAGGGACGCATCCGGTCGGCGGTCGGCAAGGGTCTCGGGATCCGGCTGACCCCGTCGCTGGAGTTCATCCCCGACGCGATCCCGGAGGGTGCTGCGCACCTCGAGGACGCGTTGCGCACCGCCCGCGAGCGGGACGCCGAGCTGGCCCAGGCCGCCTCCGGTGCGACCTTCGCCGGTGATGCCGACCCCTACCGCAAGCCTGCCGACGACGACGACGAGGCCGAGCCTGCGACGCCGACCGGAGGAGGAGGCGCGGCGCAAGGACTCAGTCACGAGGCTGGCAGCGCGCCCGAATGACCGAGGACTCGGCCAAACAAGTCAACGACGGGCTGTTGATCGTCGACAAGCCGGCGGGCTGGACCAGCCATGACGTCGTCGCACGCACTCGGCGTCTGGCCGGCACCCGCCGGGTCGGGCACGCCGGGACGTTGGACCCGATGGCTACCGGCGTGCTCGTGCTCGGCCTCAACCGCGCCACCAAGCTGCTGACGTTCCTGGTGGGTTGCGACAAGACCTACACCGCGACGATCCGGCTCGGGCAGGCCACGCTCACCGACGACGCCGAGGGCGAGGTCACCAGGACCGCCGATGTCCGTGATGTCGACCCGGCCGCCGTGGTCACCGAGATCGATCGGCTCACCGGGCCGATCGAGCAGGTACCCAGCGCGGTCAGTGCGATCAAGATCAAGGGCGTGCGCTCCTACACCCGGGCTCGTGAGGGCGAGGATGTGGACCTGCCGGCGCGTCCGGTCACAGTGCATCGCTTCGATCTCCTGGCCGAGAGGTGGATCGACCTGGAGGGCCTACGAGTCCTCGACCTGGACGTCGAGGTCGAGGTCAGCTCGGGCACTTACGTGCGAGCTCTGGCGCGGGACCTCGGCGCCGCGCTCGGTGTCGGCGGCCATCTCACGGCGCTTCGCCGCACGAGTGTGGGTCGGTTCGGGATCGAGGAGGCACACAGCCTCGACGCGTTGATCGAGCAGGTGGACGCCGGTGTGCCGCTGCCGGTCATCCCGATGGCGCAGGCCGCCCGCAACCAGATGGACGTTCGCGAGGTCAGCGAGTCCGAGGCCGTGGATCTGCGGCACGGCAAGCGGCTGCCGGCAGGCACCGCGCATCGCGACGTCGTCGCCGCGGTCTCCGGCGAGGACCTGGTCGCCATCCTCGACGAGTCCGACCGGCTGGCCCGCTCGCACGTTGTGTTTCCTGTGGCCGAGCCCACCTGAGGTGCCCGCTCATGTGCCGTACGACGCCAGTAGAGTGGCCGCCGTGCTCCGCCTGACCGACCTGTCCGAGGTCCCCGACAGCTTCGGGCCCACTGTCGTCACGCTGGGCAACTTCGACGGGGTCCACCGTGGCCACGCGTCGGTCCTCTCGGCAGTGGTCGAGCAGGCTCGCAGCCGAGGTGCGAAGGCTGTCGCCGTGACCTTCGACCCGCATCCGTTGGCCGTCTTGTATCCCGACCGGGCACCGGCTGTCATCACCAGCACGGCGGACCGGCTCGACCTCCTGGAGCAGACCGGTCTCGACGCGGTGCTGCTGATGCCGTTCACCCGTGAGCTCGCAGCGCAGACGCCGGAGGAGTTCGTCAAGAGCACCTTCGTGGACGGGTTGCAGGCGGTGGCCGTGATCGTCGGCAAGGACACCCGCTTCGGGGTCAAGAACTCCGGCGACATCACCACGTTGCGTGAGCTCGGCGAGCAGTACGGCTTCGAGGTGATGACCCTCGAGGACGTCGGCACCGACCACCGCTGGTCCTCGACCGAGGTCCGCGCGCTGATCGCCGACGGCGACGTGACCCGTGCGACTCAGATCCTCGGCCGCCCGCACCACGTGTCCGGCACCGTCGTCAAGGGCCTGCAGCGCGGTCGCGAGCTGGGCTTTCCGACGGCCAACCTCTCTCAGGACTCCAGCGGTCTGGTGCCCGGCGACGGGGTCTACGCCGGGTGGCTGGTCCGCCACGGCCTGGCCGAGACCGATCTGGAGCACCGGATGCCGGCCGCCATCTCGGTGGGCACCAACCCGACGTTCGACAACGTGGCCCGCACCGTGGAGGCGTACGTCCTGGATCGCGACGACCTCGAGCTCTACGGCGAGCGGGTGAGTGTGGAGTTCATCCAGCGGCTGCGCGGCAACGACCGGTTCGAGTCGATCGAGGACCTCGTTGAGCAGATTGCTCGC includes these proteins:
- a CDS encoding DHA2 family efflux MFS transporter permease subunit; this encodes MTVNATELEQESGPTRLDRTTIVLVAAMAAAAFMAVLDGTAVTAALKDLQGSLDASVSSIVWTTTGYLIAAGLALPLVGWATDRFGGRRIFLVGLAVFVLGSGLSGLAWSVESLIAFRAVQGFGGGLLEPASLAIVAAAAPREHVGRVMGLLSLIINIAPVVGPLFGGALAGNGWWRGIFLVNLPLGLLVLAAALRTLPRTGGAHAGLRADLRGIALLSPGFVLILLAVNRWGEGAPGAVVVALAVVGAAMLLGYVAHALRTSAPVLDVRLLAIPSFAGALLVMAMVGFTMYSMLAGLPLLGEQRFGLEGLSQGVLVTALGAGLLISMAGSARISDRIGPRPLVQAGGLTLAVPMVLLMLVHDSWPLPLLLGLLALAGLAFGCVAAPTFSSVYRTLAPEKAAQGTTALFITVQLAASLAVTVLGFLLARSLDDPFTVLFGMLTVAALAMGMLARRLPGAPTA
- the truB gene encoding tRNA pseudouridine(55) synthase TruB → MTEDSAKQVNDGLLIVDKPAGWTSHDVVARTRRLAGTRRVGHAGTLDPMATGVLVLGLNRATKLLTFLVGCDKTYTATIRLGQATLTDDAEGEVTRTADVRDVDPAAVVTEIDRLTGPIEQVPSAVSAIKIKGVRSYTRAREGEDVDLPARPVTVHRFDLLAERWIDLEGLRVLDLDVEVEVSSGTYVRALARDLGAALGVGGHLTALRRTSVGRFGIEEAHSLDALIEQVDAGVPLPVIPMAQAARNQMDVREVSESEAVDLRHGKRLPAGTAHRDVVAAVSGEDLVAILDESDRLARSHVVFPVAEPT
- a CDS encoding DUF1203 domain-containing protein produces the protein MTTIQAYAIPTDDMKAIWHSGLDQRGNTLRPQRHEETFPLRCCLRQSELTEEIALISYAPLQGPSPWAEVGPVFVHATPCDGYDSPGLPEAMRIGSKVLRSYRADGSLDYDGIVVAEPDADLEPLLEDLLADPARAEVHVRSLTAQCFTYRVTRSGEAPLT
- the egtC gene encoding ergothioneine biosynthesis protein EgtC, translating into MCRHQAWLGEERSVDSLVLAPEHGLLRQSYQPRRQKRGLLNADGWGVGLHVPDVDQPVRWRSSRPLWSDASFASVAPVLFARCVLAAVRSATVGMPLDETAAAPFTDGHWLLSHNGRVDRTALPTTRDAESVCDSAVLAAHVFAEGVDNVTETVRRVARRAPDATLNLLLTDGSRVLGVTWGDPLSYLVDDLGVVVASEPYDDDPRWVDVPDHHLIEVTPSGVAVTVLED
- the egtD gene encoding L-histidine N(alpha)-methyltransferase, which codes for MSTLDVSVHLDPTSLAAQMADDVRDGLTRIPKVLPPKYFYDARGSELFDRITRLPEYYPTRTERAILLERVGQIAAFTGATTLMELGSGTSEKTRLLLQALRDAGTLDRFVPFDVDPAVLADASVAVSAEFDGLTVEPVVGDFEKHLGELPREGRRLLAFLGSTIGNLDREQRSSFLAEVRDTLTDGDAFLLGTDLVKDEGRLVAAYDDAQGITAEFNANVLQVLNRSLDADFDPGAFAHRALWDPEEEWIEMRLESLRDQQIRIGDLDLDVTFTRGEQMRTEISAKFRREGITRELAAAGLQVVHWWTDPREDFALSISVPVARDLR
- a CDS encoding bifunctional riboflavin kinase/FAD synthetase, whose protein sequence is MLRLTDLSEVPDSFGPTVVTLGNFDGVHRGHASVLSAVVEQARSRGAKAVAVTFDPHPLAVLYPDRAPAVITSTADRLDLLEQTGLDAVLLMPFTRELAAQTPEEFVKSTFVDGLQAVAVIVGKDTRFGVKNSGDITTLRELGEQYGFEVMTLEDVGTDHRWSSTEVRALIADGDVTRATQILGRPHHVSGTVVKGLQRGRELGFPTANLSQDSSGLVPGDGVYAGWLVRHGLAETDLEHRMPAAISVGTNPTFDNVARTVEAYVLDRDDLELYGERVSVEFIQRLRGNDRFESIEDLVEQIARDVDTARTLLQPS
- a CDS encoding TRM11 family SAM-dependent methyltransferase, with translation MTELLVLVSPSANRVYADVAPQLMVAEIRCLATGFIDSEVEVEATEIAGVAYLSVRADDLGPSGVRALSNLSAVHALFEREGELLRPVALDRVDTYPSDLLTIQKYPGKTNEQLTRLLLNVTAAATARPQRLLDGSLDVLDPMCGRGTTLNVAMTYGLDVTGVDIDKKDLESYETFIKTWLRQHRFKHTVEAGALRTGGQLRGRRLDIEAAPTKEAFKAKATQRVTYLGTDTTDLAGLLRAATFDVVVTDTPYGVQHGSHGDRIARNPLALLDAALPEWVRVLRTGGAVGMSYNRHVAKPGALADLLVEHGLDVVGDPDDQRFRHRVDASIDRDIIVARKT
- the egtA gene encoding ergothioneine biosynthesis glutamate--cysteine ligase EgtA, translating into MTAPRFSSSLDHDLTDPLLTADPVEAARHYLTESAFTAGPVGRVGLELELHLIDLHHPGRRPQWDQVQRLVAALPVMPSGSAITVEPGGQLELSTPPEPDVAAAVRSLAADRSVLATALSEAGYGGAPLGTDLARRPQRINPAPRYRAMEEHFSALGCAPAASHMMTSTAALQVNLDAGPAHGWAQRLDLAHLLGPVMISLSSTSPYVGGATSGWHSMRQAAWLGLDPARTKRFSSSDPDGAWASYALAAPVMAVHDGATTTGVTERVSFEDWLSGLGPVTREPRLEDLDFHISTLFPPVRPRGYLELRYLDALPDQWWPAVAGVVATLMDDPTAADLAADACEPVRDVWQTAARDGLGDRALRRAALTCLEIAAAHGPPSLRAPVEELADLTASGHSLSDVIRRRVESDGPIRVLQEESHA
- a CDS encoding TetR/AcrR family transcriptional regulator yields the protein MSTAPARPRLVTDRRQRILDAAGPVFAEHGYERSSVDAIAKAAQVSKPTIYSHFGGKEQLFRIWVGEVARQTTEDAVRAVQAIDVTPKKWRASLVGATTDLVVAWHTECAASLARIANAEVGRDPEIFTVLRESAHDPVIEALAGRLAMLGNAGHLTVPDPVLAAKQLIALARTELDDISEFGTKPAPVTVVRRVVKVGVETFLLAYAA
- the rbfA gene encoding 30S ribosome-binding factor RbfA is translated as MADPARARKVAERIKALVAKYLEFRLKDERLGFVTVTDVRVTGDLQHASVFYTVFGDDDERAATAAVLEEHKGRIRSAVGKGLGIRLTPSLEFIPDAIPEGAAHLEDALRTARERDAELAQAASGATFAGDADPYRKPADDDDEAEPATPTGGGGAAQGLSHEAGSAPE
- the egtB gene encoding ergothioneine biosynthesis protein EgtB, which encodes MRESVARGLEAARVRTHRLTEFEDSALTTQHHRLMSPLVWDLAHIGQQEDLWLLRGGNSACQGLLSAKVEGLYDAFEHPRAERVSLPLLTPQESRAFIGDVRGRVLDQLESADPERLFPYVMVEQHEQQHVETMLATHQLRDGEPLLGAGAALPSGRVLPSDSVLVPAGEFVLGVDGDDEPWSLDNERPAHRVELPAFRIGRVPVTNAEWQLFIDAGGYDERRWWSEPGWVHRLEAGLQRPQFWLPDGSRLRFGAVEEIPTDEPVQHVSYWEAQAYASWAGARLPTEQEWEKACAWDPVLCRRRRWPWGDQPWTPDLANLGGDGLRPAPVGAYPGGASAYGVEQMIGDVWEWTSSQFEAWPQFRPMLYADYSQPFFGGDFRVLRGGSWAVGGASIRPSFRNWDLPVRRQIFSGVRLAWDA